A segment of the Allosaccharopolyspora coralli genome:
ACCGCGACACGGTGCGTGGCAGTGGTGCAGGCGCGGAGCGAAGACTTCGACCGGGCCAACAAGCACGTCGTGCCCGTTCCTGCAGAACCCCCGCGGCTGACGTTGTCCTCGCCAGTACATCCGCTGGACGCAGGAGGGCAGGCGCACCGGTCTCACGAGTTCCAAGCCCAGCAGCGGGCGAACCGGGCCGTGCTCGTGGAGTACGCGAGACGGACCGCGGCGAACACCCCTGAGGTGCCGTTCTTCTCAGAACCGGACCCTGCCGATCACGATTGGTCGGGAGGTTCCGCGAGCGCGTACGGAACCGGCGAGCCATCGAGCGTGTCCACGGCCGAGACGTCGATGCTCGGTACGTCCTACGCGAGCGAGACTCTGCAACGTTCGCACCCAGATGTCCCCGGCGAGCCGGTGCCGCCGCGCGTGGTGGCCACCCCGCCGGGATGGCGGGATTCTCCGCCATGGGCGGAGGCATCGGTGAGTCGCTTCGGAGGCCATCAACGCGCGGAGGAGACGCGTCACGACCAGCCGGAATATCTCGTCGACGCCGATCCGCACGAGGTCTTCGGCAGCACTGAACCCGTCGGTCCGGCGGCGCTGGGTGCGCCGTCCGACGAACCCGCGGCACCGGACCCGGAGACGACATGACGACGCCCCAGCGGGCCGGGAGAGGAGCTGGCTGTGGCCGTTCGCGTTGACGCGGTGATCGAGGAGACGGTCACGCTGAGCTGTGCGACCTACGACGTGCTGCACCACGGGGAGTGCGGCGACGACGCGGTGAAACCCGCCGCAATGGAAGGTGTGTCCCCGGGCGCGACGTATCCCGAGCGGGTGCGGGTGATCGGCGAGGCGCTCACCGAACTCCGCACCGCTGGGATGGCTACTGTGGACACTCCTGATCGGGAGCTGCTCGACACGGTGCGCTTGCTGCACGATCCCCACCGGCGGATGTACGGCTGGTACGTGCGCCGAGACGGCGACGGGGAGACGTCCGGCGGTTTTCATCTCGCGGAGTCCGACGATCTCGCCGTCGCCGCGTTCACGGCGAACGGCGTCGTGGTGTTGGAACCGATCGAGTGGGACGAGATGTACGCGACGGTGCTCTCGTTGTTGCCGGACGTCCCACCGGTCGGGTCGGAACCGCTCACGGTCCCCGTACACCCGAGCTCCGTTCCGGTGGACGAATCAGGCTGGGGTACCCAGGCCGCGAGCGGTGTGCTCGGCGGAGTGCCGCCGGGGGCCGCGGACGCACAGGAGGAAACGGCCGCCCTGGAACGTGTCACCAGCGCCGCTGCGCCCGACTTCGTCCTGCAGCTGTGGGCTTCGGAGTGCGATCCGCACGGTCGAGAGGTCGAGTGCGATTCCCCGCTGACCTACTACGCGAGTGCGCACGGTGCGGCACTCACTGTCCACACAAGACTCGGTGAGGGTCGTGAACCGCATGTGCGCATGCTGCCTGCGACGCGGGACGCGCTCTACGCGGAACTGGACGGGCTTACTGGGTGCGCTGATTGAGGCTGTGGTCAGGCAGGTGCGTCGACGGTTTCCGCTGGCTGTGCAGACCCGTCACGGAACCGACGCAGACGAACCCTCGCGCCCTCTTACCTTGCTGGCGGCGCGAATTGATCGGCCTCGGCGCGAGTGCCTGACCGCAGGGCCCAATCGGCGGCGCCGCCGGGGCGGTGAGACGAGCGTCACAGTTCGGAGATCTGGTCGACTGCGGGGAAAAGTTGCTGCGCAAGGTGGCGGACAGCGACTGTGTGTTCATGAGAGGGTGACGGCTGTGAGTTCCGTCATCCCTCGCCCCGGTCGCCTGTTCGTCGCGCTCGCCGCTGCGGGTCTCCTGCTCACCGGCTGCGGAACGGGGCCCGGTCAACCCGGCGCCGCAGCCGTCGTGGGTGGCGAGACCATCCCAGTCTCCGACGTCCGGAGCTGGTTCGACGGTCTCCTCGCCAAGGAACAGGGCGTCAAACCCGAACTGCAGGCACAGGGGCAGATGGACGACGTGGCGCGCAACATCGCGACGTTGACCGTCCGGGAGAAGCTCGCCGAGCGTGCCGCCCGTGCCGAGAACATCACGGTCTCCGACAACCGCGTTTCGGAGGAGATCGCCGCACGCGGTGGTGCCGAGGCCGCCACGAGGGGACAGATCTACACGCCGCGGAATTTCCGGGACGGCGTCCGGGCGCAGCTGATCGCGACCGAACTGGGACGCAAGTACGCCGACCGGCTCGCCGTCACCTTCGACTACACCCAGGCCACGACGCGCAGCGACGCAGAACACAAGGCGCGCCGCATGGCCGCCGGTGCAGAGGAGACGCGGAAGGTCATCGCCGAAGATGCCGCGGCTGGTCTGCCCGCCATGGAGGGTGAGCGGTTGCGTGCTGCCGAAACCCCGGAGGTCAACGCCCTCGCAGCCGCGACCCCACTGTTCGCGGCCGATCCAGGCACAGTGCTCGCGTTCCAGGGACAGCAGGCCGGGCAGTGGCTCGTCGCGCGGATCACCGAGCGCCGGACCGACGCGCGGGGCCCGGCGCCCGCGCCGATGGACCAGGAGACGCTGCAGGCGCTGGGCACGCAACTATTGGCCCTGACCGGCGAACGCGTGGGTGTCGAGCTGAGCCCTCGCTACGGCGTGTGGGACCCGATCGCGCTCGCGACCGCACCGAACGAGGGAGAGACCACCGGATTCCGTTACTCGGACTCCGAGAACCTCGGCCGTTCCTGACCCACGACTCCGCTGCGGCCGGGCGACGTTGCGACACTGGAGTCATGAGCACCAGCAGCTCCTGTGCGGGTTCCACGATTGTCCTGGTCGACGATCGTCTCGCCACCGCCGTCCCCGCCGCCGCGGTGCCGGTCGTGCGCGCGGCGGCGGAGGTGTACGCGGATCCGGGTTTGGCGGACGAGACCGCCCGGGAACTCGGTGCGGTGACCGCGCCGGAGCGTGCCGCACTGCTGGCCGCCGCGTCGCGCGAACCGGTCGTGCTGGTCGCCCCGGTGACCGGGTCGGACGCGGCGGACGCACTGCGTGCGGCCGGTGCACGAATCGTCTCGGCGGCACCGCCCGTCGGGGCGGAATTGCTGGACGCCGTGACGGTGATGGATCGGTTGCGTTCGCCGGGAGGCTGCCCGTGGGACGCGGAGCAGGACCACGAGTCGCTGCGTCGGTATCTCGTTGAGGAGACCTACGAGCTCCTCGACGCGATCGAACACGACGACCGTGGGGCACTGCGCGAGGAACTCGGCGACGTGCTGTTGCAGGTGCTCTTCCACGCCAGGGTCGCCGCCGAGCACGCCGCCGACCCGTTCGGGATCGACGAGGTCGCGGCCGCGTTGGTGAGCAAGCTGGTCTCTCGGCACCCGCACGTGTTCGGCGACGGTGAGCACCTGCACGACGCCGAGTCGCAGCAGGTGCGATGGGAGGAGCTCAAACAGCGGGAGAAGCGCCGGGAGTCCGTTGTGGACGGTGTCGCGCTGGGGCAGCCTGCGGTGGCGTTGGCGGCGAAGCTCGCGCAACGCGTGGAGCGCGTCGGCTTCCCGCCCGAGTTGCTGCCGGACGGCCACGGTGCGCGGGGACTGTTCGCCCTCGCAGCACGAGAGCGGCTCGACGGCGCCGACCCGGAGGACGAGCTCCGTGGCGTCGCGCTCGAATTCGCCGCCAGGGTGCGGGCCGCCGAGGCCCGGGCGCGAGCCCACGGCGCGGACGGCATCGACTCTGCCGACCAGTGGCGCACCTTCTGGTCCGACGAGCACGACCCGTCGCACGGCGGCCGCGGGTGCGGCTCTGCCCGGACCCGGTGACCGGCGGGCGGCGACCGTGATCGAGACTGGTCACGCCGCGAGGGGAACTCCGCCCTACGGGAACCCATCGGTGTCCGCACTCGTTCGTGGAAGGGCGGATGGTCCCGACGGCTCCGAAGAGGGAGCCGTGAAATCTGTGCAGGAGGAGGCAGCCGGTGGCGCGCGGACCCTCGTTGGGCAGTGCCGTGGCGCTCGCATCGGCAGCGCTCGCGGCACTGGTCCTGGTGGTGTGGCTCGCCGAGCGACCCAGCCCGAACCGTTCCCGGACCGGCCCCACTCACCTTCCGGCCGCCACCGCGCCTCCCGACGAGGGCGTCGCGCCGCCGGCGGTGCGGCTGCTGGAGGCCAACACCCGCGATCTCACCGTCGCCGAGCGACCGCAGACCCAGCTCACCGGGTGGGCCGAGGCGATGTCCACCGAGCTCAACATTCCCCGCGCCGCGTTGGAGGCCTACGGGTACGCGGCGCGGGCGACGGAGGTCAGCCGACCCGAGTGCAACCTGAACTGGCCGGTGCTCGCCGGCGTCGGTGCGGTCGAGTCCGGCCACGGGCGGTTCGGCGGCGCCGAGCTCGACGAGACGGCGCGGCCCTCGATCCCGATCCGCGGAATTCCGCTGGACGGCGCGGACGGCGTCCGTCGGATCGACGACACAGACTCGGGGCGGCTGGACGGGGACGAAGTCTTCGACCGTGCCGTGGGGCCGTTGCAGTTCATCCCGGAGACTTGGAACGAGTGGGCGGTCGACGCCGACGGTGACGGCTTCGCCGACCCCGAC
Coding sequences within it:
- a CDS encoding ESX secretion-associated protein EspG; amino-acid sequence: MAVRVDAVIEETVTLSCATYDVLHHGECGDDAVKPAAMEGVSPGATYPERVRVIGEALTELRTAGMATVDTPDRELLDTVRLLHDPHRRMYGWYVRRDGDGETSGGFHLAESDDLAVAAFTANGVVVLEPIEWDEMYATVLSLLPDVPPVGSEPLTVPVHPSSVPVDESGWGTQAASGVLGGVPPGAADAQEETAALERVTSAAAPDFVLQLWASECDPHGREVECDSPLTYYASAHGAALTVHTRLGEGREPHVRMLPATRDALYAELDGLTGCAD
- a CDS encoding SurA N-terminal domain-containing protein, yielding MSSVIPRPGRLFVALAAAGLLLTGCGTGPGQPGAAAVVGGETIPVSDVRSWFDGLLAKEQGVKPELQAQGQMDDVARNIATLTVREKLAERAARAENITVSDNRVSEEIAARGGAEAATRGQIYTPRNFRDGVRAQLIATELGRKYADRLAVTFDYTQATTRSDAEHKARRMAAGAEETRKVIAEDAAAGLPAMEGERLRAAETPEVNALAAATPLFAADPGTVLAFQGQQAGQWLVARITERRTDARGPAPAPMDQETLQALGTQLLALTGERVGVELSPRYGVWDPIALATAPNEGETTGFRYSDSENLGRS
- a CDS encoding MazG family protein is translated as MSTSSSCAGSTIVLVDDRLATAVPAAAVPVVRAAAEVYADPGLADETARELGAVTAPERAALLAAASREPVVLVAPVTGSDAADALRAAGARIVSAAPPVGAELLDAVTVMDRLRSPGGCPWDAEQDHESLRRYLVEETYELLDAIEHDDRGALREELGDVLLQVLFHARVAAEHAADPFGIDEVAAALVSKLVSRHPHVFGDGEHLHDAESQQVRWEELKQREKRRESVVDGVALGQPAVALAAKLAQRVERVGFPPELLPDGHGARGLFALAARERLDGADPEDELRGVALEFAARVRAAEARARAHGADGIDSADQWRTFWSDEHDPSHGGRGCGSARTR
- a CDS encoding lytic murein transglycosylase encodes the protein MARGPSLGSAVALASAALAALVLVVWLAERPSPNRSRTGPTHLPAATAPPDEGVAPPAVRLLEANTRDLTVAERPQTQLTGWAEAMSTELNIPRAALEAYGYAARATEVSRPECNLNWPVLAGVGAVESGHGRFGGAELDETARPSIPIRGIPLDGADGVRRIDDTDSGRLDGDEVFDRAVGPLQFIPETWNEWAVDADGDGFADPDDLDDAALAAAHYLCDSAGDLEDPDSFWDGVLTYNASRSYVQEVLDFADHYGKSSRSLQPEN